One genomic window of Etheostoma spectabile isolate EspeVRDwgs_2016 chromosome 7, UIUC_Espe_1.0, whole genome shotgun sequence includes the following:
- the usp19 gene encoding ubiquitin carboxyl-terminal hydrolase 19 isoform X5 — protein sequence MASSGGSGVAGNETVGRHGGAQHRGGSGRDNSSDLSSSTSKKKQKDRANQESREAKRATATAAAAVDGVIAEVKKDVFVDWKQNVNEVTVRLRCGEGVQRIEDINTTFTDTHCNVCFPDGRQWSCQLQEEIEASCSKVQYKEKAGFLHVIMHKKIPFHSWPSLKSNKKEKEAVPTETKKDKVKELEVKPVALASLEKPKLSSSQPKLQPQPPSSPAHSESRRSGGKAERGFKRGIKNKPACDKATTDSGGAKAGDGPTTTSNPVAVTQGEPQEPSAKRTVVQLPKTTKEAPSPANRDAQSVESTVASGKAPHTHLPAGRSPQMQHKDVDNRAERLSNGQEQKPEVPVAAGSHTIKTQVAEKANQSSDRSGATATAHGSDRQPATPVSTGDCLEPVGFNNGVESASLETLGARTDSEPEQKPVEQESEQDTLIRRQLESKEAGLISAVGVAGKQSQSLDPAQRHVSCDEEEKQDQSKEEPPLEMRQPEVPESMVNLQFVKNDSYEKGTDLMVVNVYMKGICRDTARVIFREQDFTLIFQTSDTNFLRLHSDCGPNTVFKWQVKLRNLIQPEQCSYSFTPSRLDITLKKRHSQRWGGLEAPATQEPVSHDLHFREPRSRDLHLEIDCVGVVRDLMVHPGAVGGAKVAVPSSPSCIEKSQPGSSQHSLPAKEEPPRVGEEKPKPPKASSRVEDGGLDNVAPRTVSEPTVTTPKPTCMVQPMTHAPPAGNERHEEEEEKKVCLPGFTGLVNLGNTCFMNSVIQSLSNTRELRDYFHDRAFEAEINCNNPLGTGGRLAIGFAVLLRALWKGTHHAFQPSKLKAIVASKASQFTGYAQHDAQEFMAFLLDGLHEDLNRIQNKPYTETVDSDGRLDEVVAEEAWQRHKMRNDSFIVDLFQGQFKSKLVCPTCSKVSITFDPFLYLPVPLPQKQKVLSVFYFAKEPHKKPIKFLVSVSKENSSTAEVLESISKSVRVKPENLRLAEVGKNRFQRTFSPSHSLDMVSSSDMLFCFEVLSKDMAKERVVLLRVQQRLQVPNIPISKCAACLKPPVSEEDKLKRCTRCYRVGYCNQVCQRTHWPNHKGLCRPNTENVGLPFLVSVPESRLSSARLTQLLEGYSRFSINVFQPPFQSGRTSPETSQCRVDLPPIPAGSPKGLGTGDEAMGDSSTVGAGDLELESHSLLPESQGKNPQASALQSRDSDSLSSSQTSLSTTRTSDSGFSEPISSTSCCSLDPHAEKETSCEKAVRPEAAVTGYQHPSESASGHASQFYIALLDSNHKEQKLDEKEDLLADLPEDATLELVWKNNERLKEYVLVSSKELEYDEDPGSLSETARAGHFTLEQCLNLFTKPEVLAPEEAWYCPKCQQHREASKQLLLWRLPNVLIIQLKRFSFRSFIWRDKINDMVDFPVRNLDLSKFCIGQKDEMQQPPIYDLYAVINHYGGMIGGHYTAYARLPSDKNSQRSDVGWRLFDDSTVTMVEESQVVTRYAYVLFYRRRNSPVERPPRFLRPVGAESPSATGATASQASSQSLFGTDLDPEGPPTLTPEVPSDLFANSGECAAPSYSNMEEVD from the exons ATGGCCAGCAGCGGTGGCAGTGGTGTGGCTGGTAATGAGACAGTGGGCCGGCATGGTGGGGCTCAGCACAGAGGAGGCAGCGGTAGGGACAACAGTTCAGACCTGTCCTCCAGTACCAGTAAGAAGAAACAGAAGGACCGGGCCAACCAGGAGAGCAGAGAGGCCAAGAGGGCCACCGCAACAGCCGCTGCAGCAGTAGATGGGGTCATTGCAGAGGTCAAGAAAG aTGTGTTTGTGGACTGGAAGCAGAATGTCAATGAAGTGACTGTCAGACTGCGCTGTGGGGAGGGGGTGCAGAGGATAGAGGATATCAACACAACCTTTACTGATACACACTGCAATGTGTGCTTTCCAG ATGGACGGCAATGGAGCTGCCAGTTGCAGGAGGAAATTGAGGCCTCGTGTAGCAAAGTTCAATACAAGGAGAAGGCAGGTTTCCTGCATGTCATCATGCACAAGAAGATTCCCTTTCACAGCTGGCCTTCGCTTAAG TCAAacaagaaggagaaggaggcagTACCTACGGAGACCAAAAAGGACAAGGTCAAGGAGCTGGAGGTAAAACCTGTTGCCTTGGCGTCATTAGAAAAACCCAAACTGTCCTCCTCGCAGCCAAAACTCCAGCCCCAGCCTCCCTCCTCACCTGCGCACAGCGAGTCAAGACGCAGCGGTGGCAAAGCTGAGCGGGGTTTCAAGCGCGgcataaaaaacaaaccagcGTGTGACAAGGCCACAACGGACTCTGGGGGGGCGAAAGCTGGAGATGGCCCAACCACCACCAGCAATCCTGTGGCAGTCACGCAAGGCGAGCCTCAGGAACCCAGTGCCAAGCGCACCGTTGTACAGCTACCCAAGACAACCAAGGAGGCTCCGTCACCGGCCAACAGGGACGCGCAATCTGTCGAGTCTACAGTAGCCAGTGGTAaagctccacacacacacctgcccgCCGGTCGGAGCCCGCAGATGCAACACAAAGATGTAGACAACAGAGCAGAGAGACTAAGCAATGGCCAGGAACAAAAACCAGAAGTGCCTGTTGCTGCTGGCAGCCATACTATCAAAACTCAG GTGGCAGAGAAGGCTAACCAGTCTTCAGACAGGTCAGGAGCTACAGCAACAGCACACGGCAGTGATAGACAACCAGCAACTCCCGTCAGCACCGGTGACTGCCTCGAACCCGTCGGCTTTAACAACGGGGTGGAATCTGCCTCTCTAGAAACGCTGGGGGCTAGAACTGACTCTGAGCCAGAGCAAAAGCCTGTTGAGCAGGAATCGGAGCAGGATACTCTGATCCGCCGGCAGCTTGAATCAAAAGAGGCAGGTTTGATATCGGCTGTTGGCGTGGCTGGCAAACAAAGCCAGTCCCTTGATCCAGCTCAGAGGCACGTCAGCTGTGACGAAGAGGAGAAGCAGGACCAGTCGAAGGAGGAGCCTCCTCTGGAAATGAGACAACCAGAAG TCCCAGAGTCGATGGTTAACCTGCAATTTGTGAAGAATGATTCGTACGAGAAGGGCACGGACCTGATGGTGGTTAATGTTTACATGAAGGGGATCTGCAGGGACACGGCCAGGGTCATCTTCAGGGAGCAGGACTTCACCCTCATCTTCCAGACAAG TGATACTAACTTTCTGCGGCTTCATTCAGACTGTGGTCCAAACACAGTCTTCAAATGGCAAGTCAAACTCAG GAATTTGATCCAGCCTGAGCAGTGCAGCTACTCCTTCACCCCGTCCCGACTGGACATCACTCTGAAGAAAAGGCACAGCCAGCGCTGGGGGGGCCTGGAGGCCCCCGCCACACAAG AGCCGGTGTCACACGATCTGCACTTCAGAGAGCCGCGGTCGCGCGACCTCCACTTAGAAATCGATTGTGTTGGAGTCGTCAGGGACCTCATGGTGCATCCAG GTGCAGTGGGTGGCGCCAAGGTTGCTGTACCCTCCAGCCCTTCGTGCATTGAGAAGAGCCAGCCAGGCAGCAGCCAGCATAGCCTCCCAGCCAAGGAGGAGCCTCCAAGGGTCGGGGAGGAGAAACCTAAGCCCCCCAAGGCCTCATCCAGAGTGGAGGATGGCGGTCTAGATAATGTTGCTCCTCGCACGGTCTCTGAGCCCACTGTTACCACG CCTAAACCTACCTGCATGGTGCAGCCCATGACCCATGCACCTCCTGCCGGCAATGAGCGccatgaagaagaggaggagaagaaggtgTGCCTGCCTGGTTTTACAGGATTGGTCAACCTCGGCAACACCTGTTTCATGAACAGTGTCATCCAATCCCTGTCCAACACCAGAGAACTCAGGGATTATTTCCATG ATCGAGCATTTGAGGCAGAAATCAACTGCAACAATCCTCTAGGAACAGGAGGCAGGCTAGCCATCGGCTTTGCTGTGCTGCTCAGGGCCCTTTGGAAAGGAACACACCACGCCTTCCAACCTTCAAAACTCAAG GCAATTGTGGCCAGTAAAGCCAGTCAGTTTACAGGTTACGCCCAGCACGATGCCCAGGAATTCATGGCTTTTTTGCTGGACGGGCTCCACGAGGACTTGAACCGCATCCAGAATAAACCTTACACAGAGACCGTCGACTCTGACGGACGGCTGGATGAG GTGGTGGCTGAGGAGGCATGGCAGAGGCACAAGATGAGAAATGATTCCTTTATAGTGGACCTCTTCCAAGGCCAGTTTAAATCTAAGCTTGTCTGCCCCACATGCTCCAAG GTTTCCATCACTTTTGACCCTTTCCTCTACCTGCCCGTGCCCTTGCCCCAGAAACAAAAGGTGCTCTCAGTTTTCTACTTTGCCAAGGAACCTCATAAAAAACCCATCAAG TTTTTAGTGAGTGTGAGCAAGGAGAACTCCAGCACCGCTGAAGTCCTCGAATCCATCTCCAAGAGTGTCAGGGTCAAACCAGAGAACCTCAGGCTGGCAGAG gtGGGGAAGAACCGCTTTCAGCGCACGTTCTCGCCGTCCCATTCCCTGGACATGGTGTCCTCCTCTGACATGTTGTTCTGCTTTGAGGTGCTTTCCAAAGACATGGCCAAAGAGAGAGTGGTATTGCTTCGTGTGCAGCAG AGACTCCAGGTCCCTAATATCCCCATCTCAAAGTGTGCTGCCTGCCTGAAGCCTCCAGTGTCTGAGGAAGACAAGCTGAAGCGGTGCACTCGCTGCTATCGTGTGGGCTACTGCAATCA AGTGTGTCAGAGGACCCACTGGCCCAATCACAAGGGTCTGTGTCGACCCAACACGGAGAACGTGGGCCTGCCCTTCTTGGTCAGCGTACCGGAGTCCCGCCTCTCCTCTGCTCGTCTCACCCAGCTACTAGAGGGCTACTCCAG GTTTTCCATCAACGTGTTCCAGCCTCCTTTCCAGTCAGGTAGGACATCACCCGAAACATCCCAGTGCCGGGTTGACCTTCCCCCAATCCCAGCAGGCTCTCCTAAGGGTCTTGGGACAGGGGACGAGGCCATGGGTGATAGCAGTACTGTAGGAGCAGGTGATCTGGAGCTGGAGAGTCACTCCCTGCTGCCTGAGTCCCAAGGGAAGAATCCTCAGGCCTCAGCCCTCCAGTCTAGGGACTCAGAttccctttcctcctcccaGACCTCACTCTCCACCACGCGGACTTCAGATTCAGGATTTTCTGAGCCAATCTCATCCACATCCTGCTGCTCTCTGGACCCTCATGCTGAAAAAGAGACGTCCTGTGAGAAGGCAGTGCGGCCAGAAG CTGCAGTAACAGGATATCAGCATCCAAGTGAATCAGCGTCAGGCCATGCCAGTCAGTTCTACATAGCTCTCCTGGATTCTAACCACAAGGAACAAAAGCTGGATGAGAAAG AGGACCTTCTGGCGGACCTCCCTGAAGACGCAACCCTGGAGCTGGTGTGGAAAAACAACGAGCGTCTGAAGGAGTATGTCCTGGTGAGCTCTAAGGAGCTGGAGTACGATGAGGACCCCGGCTCTCTGAGTGAGACAGCCAGAGCGGGACACTTCACCCTGGAGCAGTGCCTTAACCTCTTCACAAAGCCAGAGGTGCTGGCACCAGAGGAGGCATG GTACTGTCCAAAGTGCCAACAGCACCGAGAGGCCTCCAAGCAACTGCTGCTGTGGCGTCTGCCCAACGTTTTGATTATTCAGCTGAAACGCTTCTCCTTCCGGAGCTTCATCTGGAGGGATAAGATCAATGACATGGTTGACTTTCCTGTCAG GAATCTGGATCTAAGTAAGTTCTGTATTGGCCAGAAGGATGAGATGCAACAACCCCCCATCTACGATTTATATGCAGTCATCAACCACTATGGAGGGATGATAGGAGGCCACTACACGGCGTACGCTCGCCTGCCAAGTGACAAGAACAGTCAGCGCAGTGATGTTG GCTGGCGTCTGTTTGATGACAGTACCGTGACGATGGTGGAGGAGAGTCAGGTGGTGACGCGCTACGCCTACGTCCTGTTCTACCGACGACGGAACTCACCCGTGGAGAGGCCCCCACGCTTCCTCAGGCCTGTAGGAGCAGAGTCGCCCTCTGCCACAGGAGCTACTGCGAGCCAG GCCTCTAGCCAGTCATTATTTGGGACAGACCTGGATCCTGAAGGACCGCCCACATTGACCCCAGAAGTTCCCTCTGACCTCTTCGCCAACTCGGGAGAGTGTGCAGCGCCATCCTACAGCAACATGGAGGAGGTGGACTAG
- the usp19 gene encoding ubiquitin carboxyl-terminal hydrolase 19 isoform X7, producing the protein MASSGGSGVAGNETVGRHGGAQHRGGSGRDNSSDLSSSTSKKKQKDRANQESREAKRATATAAAAVDGVIAEVKKDVFVDWKQNVNEVTVRLRCGEGVQRIEDINTTFTDTHCNVCFPDGRQWSCQLQEEIEASCSKVQYKEKAGFLHVIMHKKIPFHSWPSLKSNKKEKEAVPTETKKDKVKELEVKPVALASLEKPKLSSSQPKLQPQPPSSPAHSESRRSGGKAERGFKRGIKNKPACDKATTDSGGAKAGDGPTTTSNPVAVTQGEPQEPSAKRTVVQLPKTTKEAPSPANRDAQSVESTVASGKAPHTHLPAGRSPQMQHKDVDNRAERLSNGQEQKPEVPVAAGSHTIKTQVAEKANQSSDRSGATATAHGSDRQPATPVSTGDCLEPVGFNNGVESASLETLGARTDSEPEQKPVEQESEQDTLIRRQLESKEAGLISAVGVAGKQSQSLDPAQRHVSCDEEEKQDQSKEEPPLEMRQPEVPESMVNLQFVKNDSYEKGTDLMVVNVYMKGICRDTARVIFREQDFTLIFQTSDTNFLRLHSDCGPNTVFKWQVKLRNLIQPEQCSYSFTPSRLDITLKKRHSQRWGGLEAPATQVGGAKVAVPSSPSCIEKSQPGSSQHSLPAKEEPPRVGEEKPKPPKASSRVEDGGLDNVAPRTVSEPTVTTPKPTCMVQPMTHAPPAGNERHEEEEEKKVCLPGFTGLVNLGNTCFMNSVIQSLSNTRELRDYFHDRAFEAEINCNNPLGTGGRLAIGFAVLLRALWKGTHHAFQPSKLKAIVASKASQFTGYAQHDAQEFMAFLLDGLHEDLNRIQNKPYTETVDSDGRLDEVVAEEAWQRHKMRNDSFIVDLFQGQFKSKLVCPTCSKVSITFDPFLYLPVPLPQKQKVLSVFYFAKEPHKKPIKFLVSVSKENSSTAEVLESISKSVRVKPENLRLAEVGKNRFQRTFSPSHSLDMVSSSDMLFCFEVLSKDMAKERVVLLRVQQRLQVPNIPISKCAACLKPPVSEEDKLKRCTRCYRVGYCNQVCQRTHWPNHKGLCRPNTENVGLPFLVSVPESRLSSARLTQLLEGYSRFSINVFQPPFQSGRTSPETSQCRVDLPPIPAGSPKGLGTGDEAMGDSSTVGAGDLELESHSLLPESQGKNPQASALQSRDSDSLSSSQTSLSTTRTSDSGFSEPISSTSCCSLDPHAEKETSCEKAVRPEAAVTGYQHPSESASGHASQFYIALLDSNHKEQKLDEKEDLLADLPEDATLELVWKNNERLKEYVLVSSKELEYDEDPGSLSETARAGHFTLEQCLNLFTKPEVLAPEEAWYCPKCQQHREASKQLLLWRLPNVLIIQLKRFSFRSFIWRDKINDMVDFPVRNLDLSKFCIGQKDEMQQPPIYDLYAVINHYGGMIGGHYTAYARLPSDKNSQRSDVGWRLFDDSTVTMVEESQVVTRYAYVLFYRRRNSPVERPPRFLRPVGAESPSATGATASQASSQSLFGTDLDPEGPPTLTPEVPSDLFANSGECAAPSYSNMEEVD; encoded by the exons ATGGCCAGCAGCGGTGGCAGTGGTGTGGCTGGTAATGAGACAGTGGGCCGGCATGGTGGGGCTCAGCACAGAGGAGGCAGCGGTAGGGACAACAGTTCAGACCTGTCCTCCAGTACCAGTAAGAAGAAACAGAAGGACCGGGCCAACCAGGAGAGCAGAGAGGCCAAGAGGGCCACCGCAACAGCCGCTGCAGCAGTAGATGGGGTCATTGCAGAGGTCAAGAAAG aTGTGTTTGTGGACTGGAAGCAGAATGTCAATGAAGTGACTGTCAGACTGCGCTGTGGGGAGGGGGTGCAGAGGATAGAGGATATCAACACAACCTTTACTGATACACACTGCAATGTGTGCTTTCCAG ATGGACGGCAATGGAGCTGCCAGTTGCAGGAGGAAATTGAGGCCTCGTGTAGCAAAGTTCAATACAAGGAGAAGGCAGGTTTCCTGCATGTCATCATGCACAAGAAGATTCCCTTTCACAGCTGGCCTTCGCTTAAG TCAAacaagaaggagaaggaggcagTACCTACGGAGACCAAAAAGGACAAGGTCAAGGAGCTGGAGGTAAAACCTGTTGCCTTGGCGTCATTAGAAAAACCCAAACTGTCCTCCTCGCAGCCAAAACTCCAGCCCCAGCCTCCCTCCTCACCTGCGCACAGCGAGTCAAGACGCAGCGGTGGCAAAGCTGAGCGGGGTTTCAAGCGCGgcataaaaaacaaaccagcGTGTGACAAGGCCACAACGGACTCTGGGGGGGCGAAAGCTGGAGATGGCCCAACCACCACCAGCAATCCTGTGGCAGTCACGCAAGGCGAGCCTCAGGAACCCAGTGCCAAGCGCACCGTTGTACAGCTACCCAAGACAACCAAGGAGGCTCCGTCACCGGCCAACAGGGACGCGCAATCTGTCGAGTCTACAGTAGCCAGTGGTAaagctccacacacacacctgcccgCCGGTCGGAGCCCGCAGATGCAACACAAAGATGTAGACAACAGAGCAGAGAGACTAAGCAATGGCCAGGAACAAAAACCAGAAGTGCCTGTTGCTGCTGGCAGCCATACTATCAAAACTCAG GTGGCAGAGAAGGCTAACCAGTCTTCAGACAGGTCAGGAGCTACAGCAACAGCACACGGCAGTGATAGACAACCAGCAACTCCCGTCAGCACCGGTGACTGCCTCGAACCCGTCGGCTTTAACAACGGGGTGGAATCTGCCTCTCTAGAAACGCTGGGGGCTAGAACTGACTCTGAGCCAGAGCAAAAGCCTGTTGAGCAGGAATCGGAGCAGGATACTCTGATCCGCCGGCAGCTTGAATCAAAAGAGGCAGGTTTGATATCGGCTGTTGGCGTGGCTGGCAAACAAAGCCAGTCCCTTGATCCAGCTCAGAGGCACGTCAGCTGTGACGAAGAGGAGAAGCAGGACCAGTCGAAGGAGGAGCCTCCTCTGGAAATGAGACAACCAGAAG TCCCAGAGTCGATGGTTAACCTGCAATTTGTGAAGAATGATTCGTACGAGAAGGGCACGGACCTGATGGTGGTTAATGTTTACATGAAGGGGATCTGCAGGGACACGGCCAGGGTCATCTTCAGGGAGCAGGACTTCACCCTCATCTTCCAGACAAG TGATACTAACTTTCTGCGGCTTCATTCAGACTGTGGTCCAAACACAGTCTTCAAATGGCAAGTCAAACTCAG GAATTTGATCCAGCCTGAGCAGTGCAGCTACTCCTTCACCCCGTCCCGACTGGACATCACTCTGAAGAAAAGGCACAGCCAGCGCTGGGGGGGCCTGGAGGCCCCCGCCACACAAG TGGGTGGCGCCAAGGTTGCTGTACCCTCCAGCCCTTCGTGCATTGAGAAGAGCCAGCCAGGCAGCAGCCAGCATAGCCTCCCAGCCAAGGAGGAGCCTCCAAGGGTCGGGGAGGAGAAACCTAAGCCCCCCAAGGCCTCATCCAGAGTGGAGGATGGCGGTCTAGATAATGTTGCTCCTCGCACGGTCTCTGAGCCCACTGTTACCACG CCTAAACCTACCTGCATGGTGCAGCCCATGACCCATGCACCTCCTGCCGGCAATGAGCGccatgaagaagaggaggagaagaaggtgTGCCTGCCTGGTTTTACAGGATTGGTCAACCTCGGCAACACCTGTTTCATGAACAGTGTCATCCAATCCCTGTCCAACACCAGAGAACTCAGGGATTATTTCCATG ATCGAGCATTTGAGGCAGAAATCAACTGCAACAATCCTCTAGGAACAGGAGGCAGGCTAGCCATCGGCTTTGCTGTGCTGCTCAGGGCCCTTTGGAAAGGAACACACCACGCCTTCCAACCTTCAAAACTCAAG GCAATTGTGGCCAGTAAAGCCAGTCAGTTTACAGGTTACGCCCAGCACGATGCCCAGGAATTCATGGCTTTTTTGCTGGACGGGCTCCACGAGGACTTGAACCGCATCCAGAATAAACCTTACACAGAGACCGTCGACTCTGACGGACGGCTGGATGAG GTGGTGGCTGAGGAGGCATGGCAGAGGCACAAGATGAGAAATGATTCCTTTATAGTGGACCTCTTCCAAGGCCAGTTTAAATCTAAGCTTGTCTGCCCCACATGCTCCAAG GTTTCCATCACTTTTGACCCTTTCCTCTACCTGCCCGTGCCCTTGCCCCAGAAACAAAAGGTGCTCTCAGTTTTCTACTTTGCCAAGGAACCTCATAAAAAACCCATCAAG TTTTTAGTGAGTGTGAGCAAGGAGAACTCCAGCACCGCTGAAGTCCTCGAATCCATCTCCAAGAGTGTCAGGGTCAAACCAGAGAACCTCAGGCTGGCAGAG gtGGGGAAGAACCGCTTTCAGCGCACGTTCTCGCCGTCCCATTCCCTGGACATGGTGTCCTCCTCTGACATGTTGTTCTGCTTTGAGGTGCTTTCCAAAGACATGGCCAAAGAGAGAGTGGTATTGCTTCGTGTGCAGCAG AGACTCCAGGTCCCTAATATCCCCATCTCAAAGTGTGCTGCCTGCCTGAAGCCTCCAGTGTCTGAGGAAGACAAGCTGAAGCGGTGCACTCGCTGCTATCGTGTGGGCTACTGCAATCA AGTGTGTCAGAGGACCCACTGGCCCAATCACAAGGGTCTGTGTCGACCCAACACGGAGAACGTGGGCCTGCCCTTCTTGGTCAGCGTACCGGAGTCCCGCCTCTCCTCTGCTCGTCTCACCCAGCTACTAGAGGGCTACTCCAG GTTTTCCATCAACGTGTTCCAGCCTCCTTTCCAGTCAGGTAGGACATCACCCGAAACATCCCAGTGCCGGGTTGACCTTCCCCCAATCCCAGCAGGCTCTCCTAAGGGTCTTGGGACAGGGGACGAGGCCATGGGTGATAGCAGTACTGTAGGAGCAGGTGATCTGGAGCTGGAGAGTCACTCCCTGCTGCCTGAGTCCCAAGGGAAGAATCCTCAGGCCTCAGCCCTCCAGTCTAGGGACTCAGAttccctttcctcctcccaGACCTCACTCTCCACCACGCGGACTTCAGATTCAGGATTTTCTGAGCCAATCTCATCCACATCCTGCTGCTCTCTGGACCCTCATGCTGAAAAAGAGACGTCCTGTGAGAAGGCAGTGCGGCCAGAAG CTGCAGTAACAGGATATCAGCATCCAAGTGAATCAGCGTCAGGCCATGCCAGTCAGTTCTACATAGCTCTCCTGGATTCTAACCACAAGGAACAAAAGCTGGATGAGAAAG AGGACCTTCTGGCGGACCTCCCTGAAGACGCAACCCTGGAGCTGGTGTGGAAAAACAACGAGCGTCTGAAGGAGTATGTCCTGGTGAGCTCTAAGGAGCTGGAGTACGATGAGGACCCCGGCTCTCTGAGTGAGACAGCCAGAGCGGGACACTTCACCCTGGAGCAGTGCCTTAACCTCTTCACAAAGCCAGAGGTGCTGGCACCAGAGGAGGCATG GTACTGTCCAAAGTGCCAACAGCACCGAGAGGCCTCCAAGCAACTGCTGCTGTGGCGTCTGCCCAACGTTTTGATTATTCAGCTGAAACGCTTCTCCTTCCGGAGCTTCATCTGGAGGGATAAGATCAATGACATGGTTGACTTTCCTGTCAG GAATCTGGATCTAAGTAAGTTCTGTATTGGCCAGAAGGATGAGATGCAACAACCCCCCATCTACGATTTATATGCAGTCATCAACCACTATGGAGGGATGATAGGAGGCCACTACACGGCGTACGCTCGCCTGCCAAGTGACAAGAACAGTCAGCGCAGTGATGTTG GCTGGCGTCTGTTTGATGACAGTACCGTGACGATGGTGGAGGAGAGTCAGGTGGTGACGCGCTACGCCTACGTCCTGTTCTACCGACGACGGAACTCACCCGTGGAGAGGCCCCCACGCTTCCTCAGGCCTGTAGGAGCAGAGTCGCCCTCTGCCACAGGAGCTACTGCGAGCCAG GCCTCTAGCCAGTCATTATTTGGGACAGACCTGGATCCTGAAGGACCGCCCACATTGACCCCAGAAGTTCCCTCTGACCTCTTCGCCAACTCGGGAGAGTGTGCAGCGCCATCCTACAGCAACATGGAGGAGGTGGACTAG